From a single Nicotiana tomentosiformis chromosome 2, ASM39032v3, whole genome shotgun sequence genomic region:
- the LOC104115323 gene encoding transcription factor bHLH30-like: MNCQISGNLGGFYENEANGVPQNLVLDSEKGELVKASGRVGKKTGKSEGKSIAALKSHSEAERRRRERINAHLATLRNLVPSSDKMDKAALLAEVICQVKQLKETASHVSESFFIPLDSDEIRVETIAENAGDGTCLFKASICCEYRPELLSDLRQVINSLNVNLVKSEISTLGSRVKNIFVFTNVIDGGHANIEAREILLTSARQAFSSVLDKVSAFPEYSTYSNKRQRISCFDTSSLL, translated from the exons ATGAACTGTCAGATTTCTGGGAATTTAGGTGGATTTTATGAGAATGAGGCAAATGGGGTTCCACAAAATTTGGTGTTGGATAGTGAGAAAGGTGAGTTGGTGAAGGCTAGTGGAAGAGTTGGGAAGAAAACTGGAAAATCAGAGGGAAAAAGTATTGCTGCATTGAAGAGCCATAGCGAGGCAGAGAGACGGAGAAGGGAGAGGATCAATGCTCATTTGGCCACACTTCGCAATCTTGTGCCATCCTCTGACAAA ATGGACAAAGCAGCACTGCTAGCTGAAGTAATATGCCAAGTGAAACAATTGAAAGAAACTGCAAGCCATGTTAGTGAAAGTTTCTTCATTCCATTGGACTCTGATGAAATAAGAGTTGAAACAATTGCTGAAAATGCAGGAGATGGAACATGTCTTTTCAAGGCATCCATTTGTTGTGAATACAGGCCTGAGCTTTTGTCAGATTTAAGACAAGTTATCAATTCCCTTAACGTAAATTTGGTGAAGTCAGAAATATCAACCTTAGGAAGTCGAGTAAAGAACATATTTGTCTTCACGAATGTGATCGATGGAGGACATGCCAATATCGAGGCTCGGGAAATTCTCTTAACCTCTGCTCGACAGGCTTTTAGTTCTGTCCTGGACAAAGTTTCTGCATTTCCAGAATATTCAACCTATTCGAACAAGAGACAGCGTATTTCTTGCTTTGATACTTCAAGCTTATTATGA